One Triticum dicoccoides isolate Atlit2015 ecotype Zavitan chromosome 3B, WEW_v2.0, whole genome shotgun sequence genomic window, GGCGCATACGTCGCGCGTTTGTGACGTANNNNNNNNNNNNNNNNNNNNNNNNNNNNNNNNNNNNNNNNNNNNNNNNNNNNNNNNNNNNNNNNNNNNNNNNNNNNNNNNNNNNNNNNNNNNNNNNNNNNNNNNNNNNNNNNNNNNNNNNNNNNNNNNNNNNNNNNNNNNNNNNNNNNNNNNNNNNNNNNNNNNNNNNNNNNNNNNNNNNNNNNNNNNNNNNNNNNNNNNNNNNNNNNNCTTTCCGGTTCTGGAAAAGTCAGACCAgcttttctgtgtgtgtgtgtgtgtgtgttttgttttCATTGCTATTCTTTCATTTCTGATTTTTTCGTATTGTCTTTTTCCTTTTTTCATGTTtgatttttagttttattttttattttcattttgcgtccaactttaaaattcatgaacattgttttaaatcatgaaccttttttgaatttttaaatatttattatgaaatttgaatattttttgaaattcacgaacatttttaaaatattccCGAGAATTTTTTAAATCAATAACAATTTaacaattcgtgaacatttttttcaaactcGACAATTTTTTAAATCAGTAAACAAGTTTTGAATCgacaaatatttttttaaattttggaACAATTTCTGAAATTTATTAAAAAATATGTATATTTTCTGAAATGAATGAACAATTTTGaatttatgaatttttttgaagcAACGGATATTTTTGAATCAATGAACTTTTTGAAATTTGGGAACTATTAACAAAAATTGCATTTGTTTTTGCCTTTTTGGACATTTTTAAATGTTCATGGACATTATTCGATCGGTGTAttctttcaaattcatgattttttataaATGTTAATAATTTTTCaatatcatgaacattttcaatatCATGTTAATAATTCAAGATGTGATGTTGGTTCTCGCTTGTATTTTAAATTTATGTACAAATGTAGATACACATTGTAGTTTTTCTTAGCATAGTATAATTGCAGCTGcctatatacatatacatacacTATTCCGTGTGAATACATGCATATCCCCTATGAGCACTTCCGAGATACTGAACCGACATCACGTCTTGAGATTGACGAATTCACCACAGGCACCTCGTAGTCGATGGAGACATCTCCTCCCACTAAATGAACATCGTTGATAAGCCTGGAAATAATTTGAAAAAAATACGAGCAGCGGTATCAAGTTTAGGACTTGAACCCTTGTGGGTTGGTTCCATCACAAGGAACCTAACCATATAAGATACACATGTAGTTAGATATacattctgcacacaccgttggtatGCTACCTAGGTACTCAAAGAGAAAAGGGTTTGATAATCTTTCTTCCGTGTTAATCATCATTGGTGTAATCTTTGTACTGCATTTCTTATTTTGTAAGTATTTAACAGCAATAACTGACGTTGATGCTGAAAGAAAAAATTACAGTAACTGATGCTGGGCCGTAGCAGATTGACTTACTACACTGATACACATGCtctcaaaaaagaaagaaagaggggTGCTGGGCCAAATCCGGCCCACTTCTAGGCCATGATCACCCATTTCCCACGAGCAAAACCAAACCCTAGCGACGGGACCTATATAATACCTCTCCCCacctcgcgcgccgccgccgccgcccgcacagcccagcaccgccgccgccgccgccgtcgaggaagaagaagaggaagcgaCCAGAGCAAACCCGGCGTGCGAAGATGAAGACGATCCTGGCGTCGGAGACGATGGAGATCCCGGAGGAGGTGACggtgaaggtgtcggcgaagatgaTCTCGGTGACGGGTCCCCGGGGGACGCTGACCCGCAACTTCAAGCACCTCAACCTCGACTTCCAGCTGCAGGAAGGCGGGCGGAAGCTCAAGGTGGACGCCTGGTTCGGCACCCGCAAGACCATGGCCGCCATCCGCACCGCCATCTCCCACGTCCAGAACCTCATCACCGGGGTCACCAAGGGCTTCCGCTACAAGATGCGCTTCGTCTACGCCCACTTCCCCATCAACGCCTCCATCACCGCCGCCAACAAGGGCATCGAGATCAGGAACTTCCTCGGCGAGAAGAAGgtaaatttcttttctttttccttgacCAAACAGTCAGATCGGCGAGCTCGATTTAGCTGGTCCTGTGCATAGAAAATGTGTTCTTCTGACTTAGCTGCAGCAGAAACATTATTGAGTGCACTAGTTTATAGGCAGTCAAATCTCTGTTCATGAACCATTCTGTATATGTGATGTGCCCATCAATCCACCTCTGTGTGTAATTGGAACCATGTATAGGTATATGAATGAATGCAATTTGTTCACCTTGGGTTGGGGGATCATTGATGCCAATAATGCATCAATTCTGTCAAGCTTATTTGAGATGTTTGATCCCTCAATGCCAATGTTCTCAGAACAGGAGTCAGTAGCATTGTTTACTCTAGTGTTTGTAGGGTGATTGACCCATAGTGCTGCCTAAAACAAACTTGAGTGTGCTATGCCACTTATGACATTGAACGTTTGTGATGTCCGGTTTGACTTTTATCTGTTGTGCCCCCACTATGTCTATTGTTCCAACTTCCAAGTCATGTATGAAGTGTACTGATGTTTTTCCTTTCCTTGAGCAGGTAAGGAAAGTAGACATGCTTGACGGTGTGACGATCCTGCGGTCCGAGAAAGTTAAGGATGAGATTGTCCTGGATGGCAACGACATCGAGCTAGTCTCTCGCTCTGCTGCCCTGATCAACCAGGTCAGAGTCCTGGCCTACGTGCTTCTCATACTGAAAACTAGCATAATAAGTTGCCTTCATTTTACCTGTGATGCCTATCTCTGAATGAGGTTGTATGCTTCACAATGGCAGAACTTTTCTCTACTACGGATGAACCTATGGCTGTAGTCATCTAGGCATTGTAGCATGCCTTGCAATGATCGTATATTCCACTCTTACTGCActgattgttgatgcatctattctaCTAGTTTAGATTAGATGCAACGAGTGCATAGCCTAACCTAACCTGGAAAACCAGCTATAACAGTGCAGAATGTCCATGTATCGTTGGAACACAACAAATGCATAACATTTACCGGCGTTGCACTGGCAGCATGTGGTTCTCTATATATGAGCGCCGATCATCCCCATCCTGACCAACCCTTGTTTCGTTTTCCTTGAACCAGAAATGCCACGTGAAGAACAAGGACATCAGGAAGTTCCTGGACGGCATCTACGTCAGCGACAAGGGCGCCATCAAGGAAGAGTAGTGTTGTGGTGACCTATCCATCCGCAGCCCCTTTGTAGCTGGTAGCAGAAACTGTCCTAGAGTTCTTGGAGCTTGTCGAAACCAAGATTTACAagctgtttcttcttctttttgtttggcTTGAGTGAATCAACGAAAAGTTTGCTGTAGTTTTGTACCGGATCGATGTATCAGGGATGTCATGGAACTGGAGCTTGGAGATGCTGTCTTTACCTGCTGATAAGACCTCTTGTTATCTATGCTGGTTCTGCTTGGACTTCATGCTGTCTGCTTTGCCTGTCACTGGCTCCTGGTTCTTTTTTTCTCTGAGATTTTCACGAGGATAATCTGTAGGTTGGTGGGTATTATCGGTGCTTGTCGGCCCTCTAGTTTTATTTCAAGGAATCATGGGCCGTATAGTTGGGCTGTATGGGCTGGCGCGAGGTTCCAGCCAAGAATGAAGAGCAGAGCATGGTCCTGCTTTGGTGAAACTAGCCAGTCTCCAGCTCCAGCGGGCGGGCGACGACCTGTAGCGTCAGTCGCCGCCGTTGTCCCTGCCCAGCCGGGGAATTTGACTCGTCGGAGTGTTTTGCAGCCAAGAATGAAGAGCAGGCTTGCGGGCGGGCGACGGCGTGTAGTGTCAGTCGCCGTCGCCCCTCCCCGGAACCAAAGGGCATTTCCCCAAGGCGTGTAAGCTTCAACTATATGGGCGCACTGATTCCTGTGGCAAAACTGAGCAATAGGAACCACCTTCATAAACCAACCAGTATCTTCTCAATGCGAAATTGTGCAGTACATGGAAGACCTATTTACAGTTAATTTTTCTCCTTCAGTGGGCTATGATAGGTAGTATCTTATCTTTGTCAACTACGACTACAGCGCCACATCATGGACAGTGGGTGAAGCACACATTGTATAATTCAACTATTGTCGGCGATCCACAAAGTCCCATGTCATTGTCATGTCATCCTCGAAATCGAAGTTAGTCAATTTTACCGGCGCGTGGCGCTTTCCATTTCCAATAATAGCAACAAtactgttttttttgtttttttttggatTTGGAGGTTATCTGGCCCTTTCATTTTCAACGGTAAATTAAAGTTGACTGAATTAACTAGTGTTTTTAGGTCGGCAGACGAAATGCCTATATAAGGCTCATGCTTTGGAGACCAAAGTGTATAAGCTGCCGCCCTTCTCCAACCAAAGCGCACGACGTTCTTCCTCATACAAGAGGTACACCGGCACTGCGAGTTTGCATACTCAGGTACTGTACCATTTATTTGCTGAAGCATTTTCGTAAAGGGGAAGAGAAATGTATTGTTTGCTGTGCAAATAGGATGACATGCTCACACTGTCTAATTTTAGAGTCCCTGCCTATAGCTGTTGCCCAAATGTCAAAAGCTAGCTGATGGAATGATGGCAGCCTATATTCTCCATCGGCAGTAGGTGTTTGTAATTGCAATTAGTCTAGCAGGGCAAATATCTCCTTCTCTTGGAAACCTTACATTCCTACAGTCTCTATTCCTACCAAATAATTCATTCTACGGAGAGATCCCTCCATCCCTTGGTCATATGCATAACCTCCAAAACCATCAACTTGACCAGTAACAGATTGCAAGGAAAGATACCTAATCTTGCCAACTGTACCACCCTAATGGTGCTTCGGCTGGGTAAGAATAATCTAGCCGGTCAATTTCCTAGTTTACCTAGTCATCTGCAAGAGCTGCACCTCTCCCACAATGATCTCATTGGAACCATTCCTTCCTCTCTTGCCAATATCACAACACTGAGAATGCTCATTTTCGCGTTTAATAACATTGAGGGCAATCTCCCAAATGACTTGGCAAAGCTGCACAAGCTGCAGTTCCTCTACGGGGCTGCTAACAAGTTGACAGGTGCGTTCCCACATGCCATCTTAAATATGTCTGCTCTCAATGGTCTAGGTGGGGAGGTACCATCCGACCTTGGTAACCATCTTCCTGACCTCCAACTTCTTCAATTGGCTATCAACTTCTTTCATGGCCATATCCCCTATTCATTGATAAATGCTTCCAAGCCATACGAAATAGATATATCAAGTAATAATTTTACTGGTGTAGTACATAGTGCTATCGGCAAACTCACCAAACTGTCTTACTTGAATCTTGAATTCAATCAATTCCATGCTCGTAACAAACAAGAATGGGAGTTTATGAGCAGCTTAGCGAATTGCACCGAGTTACAGATTTTCTCAATGAAAGGGAATCGCCTACAAGGAAATATACCAAGTTCATTGGGAAACCTTTCTGATCAGCTTCAGCATCTCTTTTTGGGAACAAATAAATTATCAGGAGGTTTTCCTTCTGGCATAGAAAATCTTCGAGGCCTATTCAGTTTAGGGTTAGAAGAAAACCAGTTTACAGGTGTTTTTCCAGAATGGCTTGGAACTCTACACAATTTACAAGGAATAGAGCTAGCTAACAACTCCTTTACAGGGGTTATTCCATCATCCCTCACAAACTTATCTCAGCTGACAGAACTCCTTCTATAATCTAACCAGTTATATGGAAATATACCCCCAAGTTTGGGAAACCTTAAGGTCCTTGAAAAATTGAGCATTTCCAATAACAATCTTCGTGGCAGCATACCAAAAGAGATCTTCAGCATTCCTACAATAACTCGAATTGGATTATCTTCCAATAAACTAGATGGGCCATTTCCTATAGAAATAGGACATGCCAAGCAACTGTTGTATCTGCTAATTTCATCAAATAACCTGTCCGGTGTCATCCCTGAGACACTCGATGGCTGTGAAAGTTTGGAAGTCATTGAGTTAGATCAGAATTCTCTTAGTGGAAGAATTCCAACTTCATTAGGAAACATAAGCAACTTGGAAGTGCTTACTGTGTCTCACAACCACTTATCTGGATCCGATCCATACCAAAGTCCATTAGTGCTCTGAAATACCTTCAACAACTAGATATGTCATTCAACCGTCTTGATGGTGAAGTTCCAGAAGGTGTCTTCAAGAACACAACTGCCATACGCATCGGCGGAAATCATCGGCTCTGCAGTGGAGTCCTAGAGCTGCAGCTACCTGCATGCCTTGTTACAATTTCAAGCCCGTCCAAGCACACTTGGCCACTATGTTACAAAGTGATGATTCCACTAGCTAGCATGGTGCTACTTGCCGGTTTCGTGTCCATGCTACTTTTCTGGAGGAAAAAGCAAAGGAGAGAATCGATGTCTCTACCTTCTTTTGGTAGAAATTTTCCCAAAGTTTCTTATGATGATATCGCCAAAGCAACTGAAGGGTTCTCCTTGTCCAACGTAATCAGCAGTGGAAGGTACAGTTCGGTATATAAAGCCAAACTGTTTCGAGATGGAAATGTGGCTGCTGTGAAAGTCTTTGCTCTCGGGACAAGGGGAGCATAAAAGAGTTTCATCACAGAATGCAAAGCTTTGAGGAACATGCGGCACCGCAATCTAGTCCATATCCTTACTGCATGCTCTAGCATTGATTCTAGAGGAATCGACTTCAAAGCACTAGTCTATGAGTTCATGCCACGAGGAGACTTGAATAAATTTCTACACTCGGCTCGGGGTGACGAAAGCTCTTCAGATTCGAACTGCATTTCACTGGCTCAAAGGTTGAGCATCGTGGCAGATGTATCAGATGCAGTGGCGTACCTTCACCAAGAGGGTATTGTTCATTGTGATCTGAAACCTAGCAACATTCTCTTAGACGATGATATGGTAGCTCATGTTGGGGACTTCGGGCTGGCAAGGTTGCCGATTCATACCACAACATCGTCTTCTGAATCAACTTCGACGTCTTCCGTTGCAATAAAGGGAACCGTAGGATATGTTGCTCCAGGTACCGTCCATCCTCGCATTGGTTTTTCTTTCTTCATATTAAACTTGACAGTTCGCCCATGTGAATGAATCGAAAGTAAACTCTTGCTGGATTTACAGAATGTGCAGGGGGCGGTCAGGTTTCAACTGCTGCAGATGTTTACAGCTTTGGAGTCGTCCTCCTTGAAGTATTCATTCGAAGGAGGCCAACGGATGCCATGTTCAAGGACGGATTGAGCATTGCAAAGTTTGCAGAGATCAACTTCCCCCATAAAGTAATGCAGATTCTTGACCCAGAACTGTTGCAGGAGCCGAATCTCTGCCGGGAAACTCAGATGGATGCTGTCGAGAAAAATGGAGCGCAAAGTCTCCTTTCTGTGATTAGTATTGGGTTGTGTTGCACCAGGTCGTCCCCAAGTGAGCGCATCAGCATGCAGGAAGTGGCTGCCAAGCTGCATGGGATCAGAGATGCGTATCTCTTTACACAAGATTGAGACGAAAGCCAAATAACGATTTGTCTATATAATTTATATGGCAAATATAACAACGAGTGTTTGCCTTCTCTTACTATATTTGGTCCTTTGTTTGCCCGAAATGAGAAACTAAGCATGTAACCGATTGGGAAAGAATGGTATCAGTATTTCTTGGTAAAGTTTTGATATTACCGTTTTCCAAACAGGCCCTTATTGTTATTCTTGTTTTACTTTCACTATCAGTAACTGATTCACCATGATAGAACTACCTTGTATAGGTACGGGACAACCATTGTTTAGGCGAGTCTCAACTACCTTTGAATTATGCCGCACCAAATTCTGGCACTGGATGCATGGGCATAAGATTGAATCACTTTTGTTGTTGTGTTCACGTGTGAATTTCATAAACTTCTTAATAACACCATTTATCTATGGCTCGGTAAACTTGATTGATTTAACCATTCAATCTCGATCCATTGCGTGCAAAACATTTTTGTGCATAACAATGTGCATCAAATCGAACAATTTTGCTACATTGTctgttaataactactccctccgtcccataatgtaagacgttttttgacactagtgtagtgtcaaaaaacgtcttacattatgggacagagggagtagatcaCACCTGAAATCGCCTATGCTTTGCCGTGCCGCCCTCACGCATCGCCTCGCCTCGTCAAGGATATGGTCGTTGGTCTTTGCCTAGGTTGCTATGGGGACGTTCCCAATTCCTTTCTTTACAAGGTAACTGAACCATCCATATTCCATGCAATTTTTGTCTATTAACAATGGACATGCCACAGAATAATTCAGCTACAAATAATCACTAATTTTCTATTTATATTTCCTTTATTAACCCGTCCAAGATACTCCGCCCCACTGAAAATCGTCATTGAATAAGTACATATCTTGTGATNNNNNNNNNNNNNNNNNNNNNNNNNNNNNNNNNNNNNNNNNNNNNNNNNNNNNNNNNNNNNNNNNNNNNNNNNNNNNNNNNNNNNNNNNNNNNNNNNNNNNNNNNNNNNNNNGGGGGCTACAGACGGTCACCATCACCGAAAATGTTTTTAGGGATTGTTAAAACTTAGTCACAAGGATTTTCATCACAACAAATAGGGATTTTATGTGACATCTTTGATCATTCAAATGGCGAGGTGTAGGTCGGTGGCGGGTGGGAGTTTTCATAGTAGTTGGGGGTTAGTGGAGGAACGGTATTCCCTATTCTCTTCCTAGATGTGTAGGGGAAATGGGATTGACCGGAGGTTCTTAGAATAGGAAGGTGAGTAAGAGGAGGCTTGGAGTCTATTTTGGAGTAAAAAACACCTAATCTATGGGATAGAGACAGTAAATAGTTGGAGTTGTTGACCACAaccagaagatcatcctcttcgacTCAATACAAGATCCGACACTAAATACATATCCGCGAGAATATCATGTATATCTACTAAAAAAACTTGTACAGTGGTGTGCAAAATAGGGGATGGAGAAAAAATAACTTGATCCACAATTGACAGGTCGTCCCCTACATTGTCGCATGGAGAACATGGTGGTGCTTTCAAGCCTCTTCTCCCGCCCTGCTAGCAGCACCTCAGTGATGCTGATGTGGCTACCTCCTGTCGCTGATTCAGCAAAAGCGACAGAGGGGGTTCAATGGTAGGAGCGAAGGCGTCCGCCACAATTAAGATTGGGGTAGGACCCCAGATGGAAGAACGACAGATGGGAGGAACCACGGTGGCATCTTCATCACCGAGCAAGGGAGGACATGTTCTATCTCCCGTACTGACTCCCCTGGCTCACTGGATGCCGATGCAACCATGGCGCCCGCCGATTCGAAGATGACCCCGATTTGGGAACCTGTGGGCGGGACATGTGTGGAGCTACCGTCCAACTCAGAGGACACTTGAGGTCTTCATCGccaagggtttcatggtgctctagACATGCGAGGTCGTGCATGTCAACATCCCACACTTCTATCTGGGGCATGACCAGGTTGAGCATGTGGAGGCACGAATCCTACTCTTATCCGGAGTAGTGTCCTATGACTGACACCGACATGCCTACAAGAATGAGGGGCTTATGCAGGTCTTGGCAGTAAGGCCCTAGTGTGGGCTGGATCTGGCGACGCAACTTTGTTTTAGAAGGACAAATCGCATTGAAGGGGCGATGGTAGACGACGCTAGGGTGGTGGTCCCGGGGACATGGTGGGAAGATCTATGAGGTGGCTGCAATGACAACAATATACATAGTGGTTATAACGATGGCTGGATCTGAAGACCATCCTACATCCAAGAGACCCTTTCTCTCCCATCATCGGGGATTGAAGGAGGTGCGACGGTAACCAGAAGTAAGACGGCGTGGTCCTCAACCTGCATCCACCATCCTCTTGAGCGGTGCGGGATGGCTTTGGGCTGTCTTGGTGCTAGGATTTCGCTAGCGAGACGGCGTCATCTTTAGAGGCTATTGGCAATGACAGATATGCCGACAAATATGGTCGTACTTCGAGTGAGAACCCAAGATCTTCTCTTTATGGCTAGCTAAGGCGAAGTCAGTATGCAAGCGTTCCGTTGAAGGTGTTGGATCGAAGCTTGACTTCGTGGTTGAAAATTCTATATCTGGCCTttcgttggactagttaacatcggcGCACGTTCGGCGATCCTTTCTTGTAGGTTTTGTCTGGGAGTAGCTTATTTCTGACTTAATTTGGTCGCATGTCATAGTGTTTGTGGTAGGATTATGAAGATCTTGTCACAAGACTAATCCATTTTGGATGGTCTTGTTTTTTCTAAACCGAGTCATTCAACATCGATGCTAGGCTTATGTTGACATTGTTAAATAATCAATAATATAAGTATTTGTACATTAATCGATGCAAAGGCCAGGATGCGAAATAATGCGAGTAAAATAGTGGCACAAAAAATGGGGCATGCGGTGTTTGTTTAACAAGGGCTCAAAGAAAAGTAGAAAACGTCAGGTACGTATATAAAACGAAGCCGTAAGTGATATAATGGCAGACATGATGTATCTTTACATCATTGCATAAGCAAAGCTTAAGTGTAATCAAGAGCGGCAGCAAAGTGTTTGCATATCTAAGAAAGATTTTTAGAAGAAAATGAACACACCAAAGTGATCTTATTCAGTGATTACAAAGTtgtatttgagcatatatgggcccGCACATAACCAAGGTTGGTCTTATGAAAAGGGTCGGACACTCTTCCTTTATTTACCGAACTAGCAACAAGGAGCTTTTCCGAATACTCCTTTGTGTTTTTTCCTGAAAAGGAGTGACCCTTGGCCTCTGCATCCGAGTGATCCACATATCCATGCAAATGAAATAGTGTGAAAGTATGTGGGCGACTGTCCATCACATACTGAACGACTGGAGGCCGGCTGATCCACGTATACGTACGGTGATTTGGACATGAGGAGTGAAATCATGTGGTCATGCACTCTTGGAAGCTTCCGAGTGAGGGTTTTCGACACCGGTTCGGTCACAACATTCCTGGAATTTTAAGacttgatgtactccctccgttccaaaatagacgactcaactttgtactaactttagtacaaagttaggtcatctattttgaaacgaagggagtaaTACAGCCCGTTAAACAAAAAGGTTGGAACATTAGGCCCGGTGTTCAAGTCATTGCGTGTAACATTAGGCCCAGTGTTCAAGTCATTGTGTGGAGTGTGCGGTCATTATGTTTGTATCCTCTTAATGCTCAACTTCAAGCCAATAAAATCCATCTTTATCGAAAAATAATACACTCCCGGAATCCCAACGCACGCAAATACCGGCCGGCCAGGAAAAGGGTAAAAGTGACCAGAGGTGGATGTGACGCAACCAGTGGAGAGTGGCATCCATCGATGGTTGCCGAGGCAGGCAGGCTATGCGGTTGCTAGTGCTGCCACATCCGTCCGTCCCTTTGTCGGCCTCTCGACCAGCTCTGCTCCCGGGATGAGATTTTGCTGCCTGCTTAATCTCTTCTTGCATTCCATCGTAAGTATTTTCTGGACCATCCATCGAAAAGAGTATTCTCGTGTCACCCGAAAGCATCAACATTACAGCTAGCTGCTGATTCAGATTAGCCCTACTCTTGGTTAATTAATTATCACATGCACGCGTGCATTGATCCATGTGGGGGTCGGAGTTAAGTAAACACCGATACCTTGGGACCATTCACTACATTTTTTCAGGTCACAGCGGGGAGATCTAGCGAGTGATAGAGCTTAATTATGTAGTATATATGTTCAACAAGCGAGTGCGTCGCATGCTCCAAAGAACAGCTGATCATCGCAAACACTCCAGCAAGTTAATAAGCACGTACGGTAGAGATCGAGAAGGTGAGACATTGTTGTCAAAAGTTGGTGGATTAGCGAGATGCGGTGATCAGGATGGAAGTATAATTTTTGGTAGGAATAAGTGGAATCATTTTCTGGGCAAATGATGATGGTGTGTGTCGCTCCAGAGGCAAGCAACATGTCCCTGGAAAGCTGCGAACTAAAGGGCTTACATGTCGATCCCAGTATGCATCGGAACATATCGAATGCCGAATATTTGTTAAATTGTGATCTCAATTTCTATAATGGCTAACTTCTGACTTAGTGGAGCGGAGGCCCCTCGCCGAGAGGCTTGGGCCGTATGGGGGAGGGGGTAGCCCCGGCAGCATGCATATATATCCTTTATAAGCCGTCACATGAGATAAGATTATCGTCGTGATTCCCCTGGGTTTGTAACCTCTTCCTATATAGTGAGTGGGTTTTTTCCCTTCACATTGGAGGGTTTTCCACGTTCATAATCTTCTTGGTTCTCTATTGCCTGTCGTATCGTATCTGAATATACTAAAGTGTCCCCCCTATGTATCTTGCACCATTGCACACTACCTAGCTAGCTAGTGTATGTGTGTGCGTGGAATCGACATATAGATCGAAACAATTGAACGACATGCATGATTCGATCTATGCTGCCCTGAAAAGGGCCCTGATCAGGTTCGAGCATGCATTTCTccggtttgctccttttccaactttTCACCTTGCCTTTGGCATTCTTAATTACTATCCGTGTCACCCCCTATCTCTTTTCACCTGCTTTGCTCAACCGGTCTTAGGTAACGGAGGGACCACCACATGCGTATAAATTTATATAATGCAGATATATAGACATATATCAGAAATTTACATGTCCTCAGACCAGAAAGAGTCAGTTTCAGATATATATGCACATGTGTATAAATTTATATACTGCTTCTCAACATAATGCAGAGCATTCAGATACATTATCAGGACCTACCACTCCCATTATATATGCCAGTATTGGTGGGTGTATGCCGCGGAGAAGACATAGAACAAACGCACGCACACAAATGATAACATCATCCTTCGATTGGTCTAATCGTTTAGCATTACAAAATATATTCTAGTCTTGCCCTCATTTCGATCGATCACTTTCTCCTTTGCTTTGTGTCAATCGATCTGCAGTTAGTGGAGTCGCGCCAAACCAAATGCCATTAAACAAGCCAGTCCACTGCTGTCCCTTCACCAACTCGAACTTCAGTAGTTGCTAAAGCGAGTACCGACAACCGAGAGCTAGCATGGC contains:
- the LOC119274266 gene encoding 60S ribosomal protein L9: MKTILASETMEIPEEVTVKVSAKMISVTGPRGTLTRNFKHLNLDFQLQEGGRKLKVDAWFGTRKTMAAIRTAISHVQNLITGVTKGFRYKMRFVYAHFPINASITAANKGIEIRNFLGEKKVRKVDMLDGVTILRSEKVKDEIVLDGNDIELVSRSAALINQKCHVKNKDIRKFLDGIYVSDKGAIKEE